In Streptomyces sp. NBC_00483, a single window of DNA contains:
- a CDS encoding SAM-dependent methyltransferase: MTTRQSGRDLDTSKAHSARMYDYFLGGKDHFEVDKEAAMVAAKAHPGLPVTARENRAFMHRATRVLAQEHGIRQWLDIGTGIPTEPNLHQVAQSLVPEARVVYADNDPLVLKYAERLMRSTTQGRTAYIEASVTDPDSLMDAVQDAEVLDFDKPIALSLNALMHFVTDPHDPYAIVRRLLEPLPAGSALAMNHCTPDFDPETWNGVAEAYTNSGTPVQFRSHSDVRRFFDGLDLIDPGIICCHRWRRDNPEDGTEIADAEISLLAGVGIKH, from the coding sequence ATGACCACCAGGCAGTCCGGCCGGGACCTCGACACGAGCAAGGCCCACTCGGCCCGGATGTACGACTACTTCCTCGGTGGCAAGGACCACTTCGAGGTCGACAAGGAGGCGGCCATGGTCGCCGCCAAGGCCCACCCCGGCCTGCCTGTCACCGCCCGCGAGAACCGCGCGTTCATGCACCGGGCCACCCGCGTCCTGGCGCAGGAGCACGGCATCCGCCAGTGGCTCGACATCGGCACCGGCATCCCCACCGAGCCCAACCTGCACCAGGTCGCCCAGTCCCTGGTGCCCGAGGCCCGCGTCGTGTACGCCGACAACGACCCGCTCGTCCTCAAGTACGCCGAGCGCCTCATGCGCAGCACGACCCAGGGGCGCACGGCCTACATCGAGGCCAGCGTCACCGACCCCGACTCGCTGATGGACGCCGTGCAGGACGCCGAGGTCCTGGACTTCGACAAGCCCATCGCGCTGTCCCTGAACGCGCTGATGCACTTCGTCACCGACCCGCACGACCCGTACGCCATCGTGCGCCGGCTGCTCGAACCGCTCCCGGCGGGCAGCGCCCTCGCCATGAACCACTGCACGCCCGACTTCGACCCCGAGACGTGGAACGGGGTGGCGGAGGCGTACACCAACTCCGGGACCCCGGTGCAGTTCCGTTCGCACAGCGACGTGCGCCGCTTCTTCGACGGTCTCGACCTGATCGACCCGGGCATCATCTGCTGCCACCGCTGGCGCCGCGACAACCCCGAGGACGGCACGGAGATCGCGGACGCCGAGATCAGCCTGCTGGCGGGCGTGGGCATCAAGCACTGA
- a CDS encoding DUF397 domain-containing protein: MTVVEEGVYNGMPARNLGEQGWERPWSGPNGGQCVETKLLADGRVAVRQSTDPAGPALIYTPEEIAAFVRGVKQGMADHLASG, from the coding sequence ATGACGGTCGTCGAAGAGGGCGTCTACAACGGGATGCCGGCCCGCAACCTCGGGGAGCAGGGCTGGGAGCGTCCCTGGAGCGGGCCCAACGGTGGTCAGTGCGTCGAGACGAAACTGCTCGCCGACGGCCGTGTGGCCGTACGGCAGTCGACCGACCCGGCAGGACCGGCGCTGATCTACACGCCGGAGGAGATCGCCGCGTTCGTCCGCGGCGTCAAGCAGGGCATGGCCGATCACTTGGCCTCCGGATGA
- a CDS encoding acyl-CoA dehydrogenase family protein, which yields MSTLDALDSDERFVVETVHDFVDKQVKPVAQELEHANTYPEALIEQMKEMGIYGLAVPEEFGGTPVSMPAYVLITEELARGWMSLAGAMGGHTVVAKLLTLYGTEEQKAAYLPRMATGEMRATMALTEPGGGSDLQAMRTTARRQDDGTYVVSGSKTWITNSRRSGLIALLCKTDPDATPTHRGISILLVEHGPGLTVSRDLPKLGYKGVESCELSFDGYVAAAGSVLGGAEGKGFGQMMKGLETGRLQVASRALGVGRAALEDSLAYAQERESFGKPIWQHQAIGHYLADMATKLTAARQLTLHAAREYDAGRRVDMEAGMAKLYASEAAMEIALNAVRIHGGYGYSTEYDVERYFRDAPLMIVGEGTNEIQRNVIAAQLVKRGGLDA from the coding sequence GTGAGCACCCTGGACGCCCTGGACAGCGACGAGCGGTTCGTCGTCGAGACCGTGCACGACTTCGTCGACAAGCAGGTCAAGCCGGTCGCACAGGAGTTGGAGCACGCCAACACCTACCCCGAAGCCCTCATCGAACAGATGAAGGAGATGGGCATCTACGGGCTCGCCGTCCCGGAGGAGTTCGGCGGCACCCCCGTCTCGATGCCCGCCTATGTCCTGATCACCGAGGAGCTCGCGCGCGGCTGGATGAGCCTCGCGGGCGCCATGGGCGGGCACACCGTCGTCGCCAAGCTGCTCACCCTCTACGGGACCGAGGAGCAGAAGGCGGCGTATCTGCCCCGCATGGCGACCGGCGAGATGCGCGCGACGATGGCGCTGACCGAACCGGGCGGCGGCAGCGACCTCCAGGCGATGCGCACCACGGCCCGCCGCCAGGACGACGGCACGTATGTCGTGAGCGGCTCGAAGACGTGGATCACCAACTCCCGCCGCTCCGGCCTCATCGCACTGCTGTGCAAGACCGACCCGGACGCGACGCCCACCCACCGGGGCATCTCGATCCTGCTCGTCGAGCACGGTCCCGGCCTCACCGTCTCCCGCGACCTGCCCAAGCTGGGCTACAAGGGGGTCGAGAGCTGCGAGCTGTCCTTCGACGGGTACGTCGCCGCCGCCGGCAGCGTCCTCGGCGGGGCGGAGGGCAAGGGGTTCGGCCAGATGATGAAGGGCCTGGAGACCGGCCGTCTGCAGGTCGCCTCGCGCGCCCTCGGCGTCGGCCGTGCCGCCCTGGAGGACTCGCTCGCCTACGCGCAGGAGCGGGAGTCGTTCGGCAAGCCGATCTGGCAGCACCAGGCGATCGGCCACTACCTCGCCGACATGGCCACCAAGCTCACCGCGGCCCGCCAGCTGACCCTGCACGCGGCCCGGGAGTACGACGCGGGCCGGCGGGTCGACATGGAGGCGGGGATGGCGAAGCTGTACGCGTCCGAAGCGGCGATGGAGATCGCCCTCAACGCCGTGCGCATTCACGGCGGTTACGGCTACTCCACCGAGTACGACGTCGAACGCTACTTCCGCGACGCGCCGCTGATGATCGTCGGCGAGGGGACGAACGAGATCCAGCGGAACGTGATCGCGGCTCAGCTCGTCAAGCGAGGGGGCCTGGACGCGTGA
- a CDS encoding recombinase family protein produces the protein MTPHCETASPAVLYVCADRSPEASGTATECAQTEGRAFARERGLTIAEVVTDTYGEPDPARRTGWRRVRQLVQTGDVTSVLVRWPCAIAPESAHELRHRETSWLRDHGVRVRYTWAPLTRPGPLA, from the coding sequence ATGACCCCGCACTGCGAAACAGCTTCACCCGCCGTGCTGTACGTATGTGCCGACCGGTCCCCGGAGGCGTCCGGGACGGCCACGGAGTGCGCGCAGACGGAAGGCCGCGCGTTCGCCCGGGAGCGCGGACTGACGATCGCCGAGGTCGTCACCGACACCTACGGCGAGCCCGACCCGGCCCGGCGCACGGGCTGGCGGCGGGTGCGGCAGCTGGTCCAGACCGGCGATGTCACCTCGGTCCTCGTCCGCTGGCCCTGCGCCATCGCCCCGGAGTCCGCGCACGAACTCCGGCACAGAGAGACCAGCTGGCTCCGGGACCATGGTGTGCGCGTCCGCTACACCTGGGCGCCGCTCACGCGTCCAGGCCCCCTCGCTTGA
- a CDS encoding helix-turn-helix domain-containing protein yields the protein MSEARAGTSAPTVLRMILGRRLQDMRLAAGASLEDAARALRVKTLTIRRLEKAEVALKPLYVEKLLETFGADRQEIDEFVDLAEQANEPGWWHSYRDAVPSWFTAYVSLETDAKTLRTYEPQYVTGLLQTPNYARAVLRGGLPNGTEEDLERRVALRLRRQGLLEKEDAPTLWVVMEEAVLHKEVGSPDVMREQIERLLDVSELAHISLDIVPFSAGAHVGACAPFTYFRFEEPELPDIVYSELLSASVYLDQRADVVAHLEAHSRLSLLTSSDDSRALLNRMRKEYST from the coding sequence GTGAGTGAGGCCCGTGCTGGCACCAGCGCGCCGACAGTGCTGCGCATGATCCTCGGCCGTCGGCTGCAGGACATGCGCTTGGCTGCCGGTGCTTCGCTGGAGGACGCGGCAAGGGCACTGCGCGTGAAGACCCTGACGATCCGCCGGCTGGAAAAGGCCGAAGTAGCGCTGAAGCCTCTCTATGTGGAGAAGCTCCTGGAGACCTTCGGCGCGGACCGCCAGGAGATAGACGAGTTCGTCGACCTGGCCGAGCAGGCCAACGAGCCGGGCTGGTGGCACTCCTACCGGGACGCCGTCCCCAGCTGGTTCACCGCCTACGTCAGCCTGGAGACCGACGCCAAGACCCTGCGCACCTACGAACCCCAGTACGTCACAGGCCTCTTGCAGACCCCTAACTACGCGCGCGCCGTACTGCGCGGCGGTTTGCCGAACGGCACCGAGGAGGACCTAGAGCGCCGCGTCGCGCTGCGGCTGCGCCGCCAGGGGCTGCTGGAGAAGGAGGACGCGCCCACGTTGTGGGTGGTCATGGAGGAGGCCGTCCTGCACAAGGAGGTGGGCAGCCCCGACGTGATGCGGGAGCAGATCGAGCGCCTCCTGGACGTGTCCGAGCTCGCGCACATCAGCCTGGACATCGTGCCCTTCTCCGCGGGAGCACATGTCGGGGCGTGCGCGCCGTTCACGTACTTCCGGTTCGAAGAACCCGAGCTGCCCGACATCGTGTACAGCGAACTCCTGTCCGCATCCGTCTATTTGGACCAGCGCGCGGACGTGGTCGCCCACCTTGAGGCGCATTCGCGTTTGTCACTGCTGACGTCGTCGGATGACAGCAGGGCGCTCTTGAACCGTATGCGCAAGGAGTACTCAACATGA
- a CDS encoding ATP-binding protein, giving the protein MPALRTSARAARDTVRERLRSWGVPGDTCCDAVLLISELTTNALLHTDSDHVLCGLRLTGDERSLRIELHDDCPHPVQPPEHRAGPGEEGGRGLFLVQQLANRWGSARSTRAEGKVVWAELTAFS; this is encoded by the coding sequence CTGCCCGCGCTGCGCACGAGCGCGAGAGCCGCCCGCGACACCGTGCGCGAGCGGCTCCGATCCTGGGGGGTGCCCGGCGACACCTGCTGCGACGCGGTGCTGCTGATCTCGGAGCTGACCACGAACGCGCTGCTGCACACGGACAGCGATCACGTCCTGTGCGGCCTCAGGCTGACCGGCGACGAGCGGAGTCTGCGCATCGAACTTCACGACGACTGCCCCCATCCGGTGCAGCCACCCGAGCACCGCGCAGGCCCCGGCGAGGAGGGCGGGCGCGGTCTGTTCCTCGTCCAGCAGCTCGCAAACCGTTGGGGCTCCGCACGCTCGACGCGGGCCGAAGGCAAGGTCGTCTGGGCCGAGTTGACGGCCTTCTCCTGA